One genomic window of Aethina tumida isolate Nest 87 chromosome 3, icAetTumi1.1, whole genome shotgun sequence includes the following:
- the LOC126264958 gene encoding uncharacterized protein LOC126264958 has translation MADLDAVALCKLPTFWRTNPDLWFIHAEAQFQVHRVTSDNLRYSAVLIALDVESMQEVSDLIRAPPESGKYEAFKEAVQARFLHKLFTSVELGDKKPSQLLREMRSLAGNRVGDQVLRVRWQDLLPMQTRHVLLHLKKLTLDELAEIADELHTTGSAVCETTLTTTAAAHHTITAQLYALQRSIEKLTVIVRQNTTRLNDFAASRPSRSQSRRPRQ, from the coding sequence ATGGCCGACCTGGACGCCGTCGCTCTGTGCAAGTTGCCGACATTTTGGCGCACTAACCCGGACCTTTGGTTCATCCATGCGGAGGCTCAGTTTCAAGTGCACCGCGTCACTTCTGACAATTTGCGCTATAGCGCTGTGCTGATCGCTCTAGACGTTGAAAGCATGCAAGAAGTGTCGGACTTGATTCGTGCACCACCCGAGTCCGGAAAGTACGAGGCTTTCAAGGAGGCTGTTCAGGCGCGCTTTCTGCACAAGCTCTTTACGAGTGTCGAGCTTGGTGACAAGAAGCCGTCACAGCTGTTGCGCGAAATGCGCAGCCTCGCCGGCAACCGCGTCGGAGACCAGGTTCTGCGCGTTAGATGGCAAGATCTGCTGCCGATGCAAACGCGACACGTGCTGCTGCATCTTAAAAAGCTGACGCTGGACGAGCTCGCCGAGATCGCAGACGAACTGCACACCACTGGATCAGCCGTCTGCGAGACCACCTTGACAACCACGGCAGCAGCGCATCACACCATCACTGCCCAGCTCTACGCTCTACAGCGCTCCATAGAGAAGCTTACTGTCATCGTCAGGCAGAACACGACGCGCCTTAACGATTTCGCAGCCTCTCGCCCCAGCCGGTCACAGTCACGGAGGCCCCGGCAGTAG